AAACCTCTTCAAATCATGTGGAAGAGCTGTGGATCTTTCAGAGCGTCAGGCCGAGGCCGGTGAGCATGGTGCAGGGCAGTGAGGGGAGATGGGTGGAGGGGACCTAGGCTGGGGGGGACGGAGGCTCTAGGCTTCGACTGGGGGAGGTCGGGAATACGTGCTAATAATTTCCCCAATGTTATTGAAGCCTCACATGGGTATAGGGCAGGACGGAATTCATGGGACGGCTGCATGGTAACTTTAGCCACTGTTGCCTCTGGTTTATTCTTAGCCAGTGCTCCCTTCACCAGCTGCACTCGGCCCGGCCTTTTTAGGCTGTGAGGGGGGGCGGGACCCGGGCGGGACCCAACCCCACTGTCAGGCTGCAAAAGAAGAGGAGGTGTAATCACGTGTTGATGAGGACTGGATcattacactgcaaaaaaaacaaaaaaaaaaaacaaacaaaaaaacaaaacaacaattgCAAATCCTCTTAAATGCAGCCTGAATATCTAATACTTCTCATTTAGAGAAAGTTTGATTATTGTTTTCAGTACTGTATCATTCATCattatttttatgcatttttactTGTTGGACCTGGTTTTACTTAtagtattaaatattatatgacaacttatttgtatttgttaaaTGATTTTACCTATTAAAAGTgacttattctattggcagataattttggAATTTAGCTTTTATGGAGAAATAATGCCTGAAACTAGTAAAATTATCTGCCGGTGAAATAAGACTTTCAGGTGATAATTACTTAAAATTActtaagtaaaataattaaccaatcaatcaattatAATATTGAATCAATTTAAACTAAAAACAACAGAggtaattaaacaaataaaaataacacaaatataatataataaaaaatatatgctgtaataaaaaataaaaacaaatattagaaaatataaaacacatttataaatgtacatacatatacatataacacaaaaataaaataaataaaacaaaatcaaaTTAAAAGCAACTGATATCAAATGAACAAGTtatgatttaattatttttaagatttaataagagaaaaaaactgaattataaAACAGAAATAGCAATCAATaaaccaaaatgacaaaaaaatatttaagataaaaagtaaataaaaataaatgaaataaaataaataaataatacatttattaatacattttaaataaaatgtagtagtagtagtactaataataataataataataatacaattccTACAACAATATAAATATGTTCATAatcagatacagtattttaaattatttgcaATATTAAGGATTTCACTTGCTGTCTCTAGTGATTTTGCACCCCTCtactgaactgctgaactgaaccACTGTTCTGACACACAGGCCTCCTCCCAGCACAGATCTCCATCAGTAAGATCTCTGAGATCCTATTTAAAGGCTACATTAGCACTTATCACTCTTTAATCAAATCTCAGAGGATCCATTTCCATCTGGGACTTCACAGAGCGCAACCACCTATTTATATCCAGGGAGCCAATGAGCTGAGTCCAGCACTGCTCACCACCAGCACTGCTGCAGCCAGAATGCAGTGGCCCTCTGCTGGCCGTGCAGCGCACCACTGGAAAACCCTGCCATGGAAAAAGGATGGGCAGAAATAATTGATGTTTCAGTGAAAATATGGATCTGTGGTTCCAAACACGGGAGCAGGCCAGAGGGCACCTCACTGATGGGCTTTCTGAACTGAATTTGAGGACATACTCTATTATTCAACCAAATATCGAAGCTCTGCAGAAGATGGATTGTGGAAGCACCAGCCTACGACACAGTCTCACTGGATGGGATTTTGGTAGGTCGACCATTCTGGGAAGCTTCATCACTGTTCCAGGTTTTCTCCATTTGTGGATCATGGATCTCGCTGTGGTTCGCTGGAGTCCCAGAGCCAGCTTCACTTCTCCAGACGGGTTCTGTTTCAGTGCTGTTCAGAGTCTGCAGGTCTGGCAGTCACCAGGCCTGGGTGTGAGTGGTGAAACTGAACCCCCTTGTCAATTAAATTGGGCTAAACTGGTTAATTTAATAGCTATAATTACTTCCCCCCTCCATGGGTAATacatactatatggacaaaagtattgggacaccagctcattcattgttcatttCTAAAATCAGGGCTATCAAAAAtactttctcctgcttttgttagagtgactgtctcaactgtccagggacatgattttggagcagcattgctgtgaggatttgattgcattcaacaggaggacaggagcattagtgatgtTGAGGTCAAGAGGTCATTGGAtgactgatcaccaccccacctcatcttctccaactcatcccaaaagtactggatggagctccacgcacagttcttccactgctccacagctcaatgctggggggctttattttacccctctatagcccacgcctggcattattaggcagcatggtgccaatagggtcataatgttgatctgctccagagagtcctattctattggcagtacttcttctctacagggactagacaagctgcaggtgtgcatttgcacatctgtgtcagcaatgggtgcggtTTAAAtgacctgaatgcattcattagaaggggtgtccacaaacatttggacaagatggtttaactggatggtctaaaacatgtaaaaattgAAGAAATTCGgattgttcagttttttttttagaaacataAAATCGGAAAAGAAATGGGTTTGGGTATGAGTCTTTATtctacaaatgtttgtgcataaatgaaacaaaacaattaaataaacacaatatCTATGAATTAATCCAAAAAGatgatacaaaaataaaacgtGGAAATCATGAGGTTGGAGTTGGAGCATACAAACGCTgcacagagagaaagggagggagttGGGGGCGGGGGCTGGGGCTGGGGTAGGGTGTTATTGGGGCGAGCTCACGGCCCGGACGCCAAACTGCCTACTACGGTGCACGCTATTCAGATCTAAGACCCCCACCAGAACGAGCGAGACTCAGAGAGAAGGTCTTCGAGAAAACAAGCTGAAAATGAGTCCGACCCTCGGCTCTGCTAATCGCGTCTGACGGAGAGGGCTGGCCGAGTCTCAGCTCTTCAGAGGAGTCTGGTCAGAGGAGATTAAACAAGGTCCGGAGAATGAGGATGGACCCAGAAACGAAGCAGACAAGCTCAGTGAAGGTGTTTctggcccttttttttttttttaaccctttccCCATCTACGTAGCTCTGTTAATTCATTGCGCATGTTATTATAATGCATTTAATGGACTGGTTTTATACCTCTTACAACAGTAGTAATGATGTTAGCCGtttattttattctttgctAGAGAGATGCAGGTATAGTCAAGCATAATGCCCACACAGCCTGATTACTATATTGATGCATAATTATTCTATCGTTAATCCAAAGTGATTAAATAGAAAATGCACTCATCATTTTATGtagcaagaaaacaaaaaaatggagaCACTGAGCTTTTGCTAAAAGCAggagcaaataataataataataataataataataaggcccAGCAGAGTCACCAAAGCCCATGGACACATCATACCCCTCACAATGTTTAGTGTCAGGAAAGCTCTACGTGATCTAGCTACGTGCTGCAGTAGTTCTTAACTTAAACAAAGAGGGAATGTCGATACTGGAATATTGTTCATTATTTAAACTGACAGTTCAGAGTCCcagtagttttttttgttttttttaaaaagaggcgGATCAATATTCGACTGGAATATTGGCGATAAATAGAAATGATTTCCAGAATCATTACAGTTGTTAAAATAGCTTTTGTTTTGGCCTCAATATTCATgcttggttttttttttctctgagcAATGAAACTCCTCCTGGAtaagaactaaaaaaaaaacaaaaacaaaaactaaataataaacagcattataaaaagtaataaagccTAAAACAGGGGGTCAGTAAACACGATCATATTTACACTACATACAAACAGGCCATGTTCATCCTCATTCATGATtcttccccctcccccccccccaaaaaaaaacgcTTACAAGAGCCCACTGAAGACCGCTGGGGTCCCCGAAACACTATATTTGGCTTTACTGATACATGTAAATGTGACGCGTCCTTTGGGTGGAAGATGTAATGTGTGGAATACTGGATCGAGACGGCGAGAAATCTGGAAGCTTGTCGTCGTACGTGCATCGTATCAGTGGCAACGTCCTTGTGTAGGGCAGTCTCGTTTGTTGTGGCGATCCGTTCTCCTGTCCTCCCCGGGGCTCTCGCCGCTTAGAGGTTGTCTCCTGGTTGGTACTGTGGCTCAGTGGCAGTGAAGTAGTCCTCCAGGAACGCCTGCAGGTACTCAAAGGTGGGCCTCTCCTCAGGGTCTCTCTTCCAGCACTGCAGCATGAGCTCATGGAGGGAGATGGGGCAGTCCTGGGGGCACGGCATCCTGTAGCCACGCTCCACCTGCTCGAGCACCTCCCTGTTGTTCATCCCTAAGAGAAACACAAGCCGAGCTGTCATTTGTATCCatacacactgtatgtccaaatatttgtggacgtcgcatctaacgaatgcatttaactactttacgttgacacacacagcttgtctagtccctgtagagaagaagtacagccaatagaataggactctctggagcagatgaacatcatgaccctattggcaccatgctgcctaatgccaggcgtgggctagagaggggggtataaagccccccagcattgaggagctgtggagcagtggaagaactgttctctggaatgatggtggaggagctccatccagtacttttgggatgagttggggatgataaggtgggatGGTGCTcatcatccgacatcctgacctaactaatgcttttgttgctgaatgcaatcaaatcctcacagcaatgctgctccaaaatctagtagaaagccatcatccctgcacagtagagacagtcactccaaaaaaggcaggatcagctctttttaacgctcttgatttcagaagaaactgagtgaacaggtgtcccaatacttttgtccatatggtgtacgTCCCCTACCGATTTCTCCTCTATTATGACATTCATGCTTATGAGTAACACGCAAACTTCACCAAGTGGCAATTTACTGCTTAGTGTCGCGGTACAAGATGGTAACCAGCGTGGGGGTCTTATGATGGGTGGGGGGGCTCTAGATGATGGAAGGAACTGGCAGTTAGCGTTCATCAAGTGTGCTCAGCTGTCATGAAATACTTCTAGTAGCAGTAATTGGTGGAGCTTCATGGGACTGTGGAGGTTGTACATGCCAGCCTTCACTCTCCCAGCGCTCCCAGTCATAGGGAGAGTTCTAGCTACTGGTTGGGAATTGGAATTGAGTAAAATTGGGGTGAAAATAATGGGTTAAGGAATAAATGGGGGATTTTTATAGTGCGCAGGGTAACAGTTCAGAGGCGTTACCGAGGCTCCTGGTTGAGCGGGCAGCGGCCAAATAAATGAGGGCTGAAGTCAATGTGCCCAAAGAAAAGCCCCTGCCAACGTCCTGGAAGCAAGCAGCCCGACATGGGACGACATGGTGCCAAACACGGGTTTCTTCACACAGCGCCATTCATTTAAAAATCTGTCTCCACTCACACTTCTATTTTTCTATGCTGCATCAAATCCAGTAAAACGGgaccagctgtgctctctcgcCATCGTTCTTTCAATACTGACGATACTCACAATACGCTCAGAAAAGCAGTAAttcatcacaataacaataaataaataaacaaataaagtcacACAGCCCATCTTTAATACTATTAGATTAGGCAGCTGAGTGTAAAGCACTGCTGTCCACAAAAGAAGTCACAAGGAAGCTCCTCCCGAAGAGTAAGAGTACAGCACTGCAACACCACTGGATCTTCAGGGACAAAGTTCCTTGGTTTAACTTGATATGATATGATGCCTCAGTGGCCAGGAAAGCACAGCAGAGGATGTTCTAGGGCCTGGAAACTCAACCTGCCACAGGCTCTGCTGGTCCTACCAGTTCTGCACAGCATTTATCGACTCCACCCTCACATCATCCATAACCTCCTGCTTTGGACCGCCCTACTCAAAGGAACGAGCCACGTAGTCATGGCAGAACAGAGGATCATCAGGTGCACCCTGccaacactatatgtccagtcCTATATGCTCAGTAAGCCTTTCCGTTCCACAGCTCGAGGCTGGGGGGTTTAcacccatttacatttacattgaaggcctttagcagaagctcttctccagagcgacttccagaagagcttcactgttccTCAGTAAAGACCCTTGTCTAGTTTATAAagactagaatccagaagatcctctaatcttagactctactaaatacagaagtcagtctggagacccagtcctccacacactctacactctgcacactcagtcctctcagaagaggagggtcttcagtctgggtttgaggacagtgagtgttggactctgctgttcggacacccaggggaagttcgttccaccacttcggtgcaggacagtaaaaagtctggacgctcgtcttccgtggatcttaaaggatggcgggtcgagccgagccgtacttgaagctggaagggctcttggtgcagatcaggcttttgaccatcgccatcaagtacggaggggctggctggtccagtcttggctttgtagaccagagtcaggggttcgaacctgatgagggcagcagcgaCCCGTGTCGACCCGTGCATTCTGGATTaactgcaggggtctgatggtgcacagagggagaccagccaataggaagctgcagtggtcaagtcttgaagtgagaAGACACTGAACGAGCACATGGGCGACTccctagagaggaagggtggaattctccggatgttgaaaaggagaaatctgcatgacctgCATGACCTGCATGACCTGCATGACCTGCATGACCTGCATGACCTGCATACACCGCTCCAGCCTCAGCCTATACATGTGTGCTCCTGATGCGTCCCACACACCTGGCCAATAAGGTGATTCTGACTCTGAAGTGAGGATTGCTGAGAATTTACACATTTCTCTTATTGTTGTTAAATATTTCTAGCTCAATATTGCAGTATTTCCGGCCTATGCAGTACCACTCACCTGGATAGGGCACGCGTCCTTTGGTCACCAGCTCTGTGAGCAGTATTCCAAATGACCACACGTCTGACTTGATCGTAAACCGTCCGTAGAGAGCAGCTTCAGGCGCCGTCCACTTGATGGGGAACTTTGCACCTACAACAGAACAGAGGTTTAGGACTGGATGTGCAGAACCGTCTGAGCATTTACTGGAGGAAACACAGCGTTTAAACGACGGATAAATCTGAACACAGGGCAAGAGCAAATCTGTCTTTGGGGATTTGCTGGCCATAAAGGGAGGCAATAAACCACTCATGGCTGCGGAGACTGATTATACCGTTCCCTTCACGGCTCGGGATTCAGTGGGATGAACGTTAGCTGCTAAAACCAGTGTATGATGACAGGGTAAGGCAGAGGCAAACTGGGAATAAACCTCCACTCCCTTTTTTTTGAGTTTCATTCTTTCAGACTAAGGCTGCATGACAATGCTGGCTAATCAGTATTGTGATACTGGCTTTTGCAATACAGACCTATAAAAAAAAGGCCTGGAGTCTGTTAATGCTCTGTAAGGCAGTGATTCTCAGACTAGTCCTCAGAGATCCACACATGGTCCACATTTTCCCTCAATTACTGTGTGTTTAGGTTGGGCAACCACTGCTGTAACAAACTGcagcttttttatatataaatggtGTGCTCGGAGCATTCAGGCTAACTTCAGATGTTCCTCAAGAGTTTCTGTGATGTATTAAGAATCCATGTGATCCAATGTAAGCAATTTGTGTCAAAACAATGTTGATCAGACATTAATTATTACAATATCAATGTGTTTTAATACAGtatcaggaaaaaaaagtattcggacacttgctcattcactgtttcttctgaaagcaagtGGATTAAAGAGAGCTGATCTGGCTTTtgctggagtgactgtctctactgtccagggaagaagactttctactagattttggagaagcatttgattgcattcagccacaggagTGCTAGTGAGCGCAGCATGTTAAAtgatcacagttccactgctccacagctcaatgctggaggctttatacccctttagcccacgtcTTTTTGGTGCCATTCAACATGCTGCACCACagagtgctattctattggcagtactcatTTGTGGCTCATTTGCACATTTACTtcaggtagctgaatgcattcattagaagaagtgtccacaaacatttggacatacagtgcatctACTATTTGCTCACAAAGCATGCTGGTTATCATGATAACCGgaagcagtggtggctctgtgGTTAGAGCATTAGAGTATTGATCACAGAAGGTTGTGAGTTCATCACCCACGTCCCTTAACAGCTGTCCCTGTAAGGTCCTTAACCAAGGCCTTTAACCCTGTCCGCTACAGGGACGCACAGCATGGAGGGGCTCAGGCACGTCCCGCCTGTATTCAATACTCAACACCCAGCTGCTCCCTGGACGCTGAGGTGGTTGCTCTGGGGGTGTGTCTGCTCTCACTGCCCTAATTCACTattgtctgagtgtgtgtgggggttttCACTGCCATAGATGGGTAAAAATAGAGCTGGGTGATATAGgggggctcagcggttagagctccaggctgttgataacagggttgtgggttcgatacccgggctcggcaagctgccacagttgggcccttgagcaagacccttcaccctctctctgctccccggacactggagttggctgcccagcgctctgggtgtgtgtgtgctcactgcccctagttcactagtgtgtgtgtgtgtgttcactaccacagatggggcaaatgcacattttgctgtacatagtacagtgacaaatacctgcacctttacctttatatgaaaaaaaaataatatcacaatatttaaagacattttttacaatatacaatatttagcATAATATTTCGTCACATAGACAAAACGCATCAACAGCGTAAAACTTctaaaaactgctatccaaatactctcccatactgaatacTGGGATTTTTCCTCAGAATATGCTTCActctattaaattaaataagactgattacacgaTACACTCACGAAAGCATATtgtcacgatacgataaaatatcgtcatattgcccagctctaggtaAAATGCTGCTGCGCAGTGGCTGTAAGTGTTTTTCTAAGTGGAACAATGATAAAGCATCACCTTACTGCCTACCTGTTTTAGGTCAAACTGACCTGGTGCAGAGTGAACCATCTGAAAGGAGGATATTTGAGTCCATATAGCTCaattaatattcatttaatcaatatttagtgtaatcaaatttttttttctttcagatcAGGGTATACCTATAATAATTAGTGACCTTTTTCTgaacagttgcaaaaaaaataaaaaattaaaaaagtttcaacccttttaaaataattattattggaCTTTTTATTTCCGATTTGATCTGGTCTTGCAGACTTGGCACCCCCTGTATTTTTAAACTCTGCaatgggtcaatttgacccGCAACAGAACAGAAAGGTTAAATCAGTCTGACAAAGTCAGCCCTCACCTTGTCGAGCTGTGTATTCGTTATCCTCTATCAGCCTGGCCAACCCGAAATCTGCAATCTTGCATACTAAGCTGTCGCCCACGAGGATGTTCGCCGATCTCAGATCTCTGTGAATGTAGTTCATCCTTTCGATGTAAGCCATTCCTGCGGCAACCTGGACAAGAGGGCATGTTTTTGTGAATGTTTTTGCTCAGTTCGCTGAAAAGCTGAAAGCATGGTTCAGCTTCTGCTCTGTGAACTTGAATTAGATGTTCTTACCTGAGCTGCCATGTCCACTAGGTTTGGCAATTTAAGGCCTCGTCCTTCACCATCCTTCAAGAAATCCAGCAAACTCCCTGAAAGGAGAGCACACAGAAGGCTGGTTACGAAAGCATGGATGAACAGTTTGAAAAGAAACCCATTTTAGCCAAAGTTCCTCTGGAGATGGCCAAAGACAGAATGTGAAGGTGCAGATTTCTTGTATATCTCTTATATAATAAGACTAAAAGTGCACAATTCAGTTCATTAAAGTCGATGGTTTACATTAAATGCACAAAATGATAAACAGCCTTTTCATCAACAGAGCAAATAAATGCTATTATGAAAGCACAGCAAactgattatattatatatatatataaatatatactaaCTTCTATAATTAATACTTTATTAATTAACCAAAAGGCTGGAAGATGACTATTCTAATCCAATTGGAAAAAAGAGCTGaacagtaataattaataaacctTATTAACTTTAAAAGTAATCCGGGCATGGCTCACAAGTGAAGATTCGATGTGCTCACCTTTGCCCATGTATTCTGTGACAATGTAGATGGGCTCTTCGGAGACCACAGCGTAAAGCTGCACTAACTTGTCATGTCTCAGTTTCTTCATAATCTGGGCCTCCTCCAGGAACGACTCCGGGGACATCGTGCCTGGTTTCAAGGTCTTCACCGCTACTTTAGTAGTGCCATTCCAAGTACCTGAAATGTAATGGGAGAACTGCATCATTTTAGAGACTGAACCATTTAATACACAGAGATGAAAAACAATAGAAGTTAAAAGAAAAGAAGTTAAAGATATTAGGGATTTATCCAACACaatctaattatatatatatatatatatatatatatatatatatatatatatatatatatatatatattatattattaattaatacattatttaattgACAGTTATGTATTTTACTGGTAGGGCAGACAGTTATAcataaaaatttttttttaatataacatgaatatatattaacattaacatatattttaatatttttaatagatatattctttatatataaataataattatatatattatatatatatacgcatacacacgtgtgtgtacattatattatgtgtattaattattattattttattataattagttgtgtgtgtgcgcgtgtgtgtgtaatatatatgtgtaatatatagaaatataaaaacacaaatataaataatatacagtcttatgcaaaagtttaggcagcCGGTCAACAAACACTTTGtgtaaatatgataaataagAACAAATCCTATTATTCACACATTTTAGGCAGAACTCCtatgaaaacatgaaaaaaaatacataacattattaattattattagttttgcactacattttaatttaattattgtttttgcAATCTATTACATTCAATAAAtgagctttttttattattatgctcaataattcaaagtagtgtgtccctgtagagaaagagaggatttggctcatttacattcacaaaaacacacaaaaaaagtgtAATTTGACCTGGGATGCCCAACTTTTGCATTCGATTATAAAAGATAACAATATCCAAACctaaaataagataaataacaaagaaaatcttataaacttaattaattatttcatttacaCTCATCTTACTTTACACTTCTTTTACACTGACCTTTACAGTAATTTCACCAGTAGAACGACAGATTTCACTGCACGAACTTTACTGACGTGTTCAGCGTTTTGTGATTTAAGCCCAGGCTGGATTAAAGTCCTCGACTGTAAATCTCTCTCAGTCCAGCCTGAACCTGTTGACAGTTAAAGCAATACATACCCATCCAGACCTCTCCGAACTGTCCGTTCCCCAAGCGCTTGATAAGCTGAAGCGACTCCCGTGGGATTTCCCACACGTCTTTGGTTTTGACAGACAGGTCAGCTAGGCGAGGCATGCCTTTGTGGCAGGGGACTATTAAACGACAACACAGCCCTGCAGCCCTCGCTGTGGACAGACACAACAGGAAGACCTCTCATTAGACTGCGTCGCGCGGGTACCGGCAGAGACAATGGCCACTCTGTCAACAAAAACTCCCATGGTCATTTTACTTTCTCACACCTTACTTGTTAAGGCCAAGCGTTTTACTCTACGGTCAGTGGACTCGGATTTACCAGAGTAATGCTGCACAAGCTGCTGGAGCGTCTCGAACTGCGCTCTGGTGGTGATGTAGTATCCTCCGTTGTCAAGCTTACGGATCTTGTAGTGTTTCACATGATCTCCCTTAATGTCATCCCAATCCTGTATGGACAAGGAGTACGCTCCTGGAAGAGGGACAGAACAAGAACAAGGACAGCAGGTGAGCCGATCTCCATCCGGACAGAttagtttgcggacaccccttttaatgaatgcattcagctacattaccttgcacccattgctgacacggagttgcaaatgcacacacacacacagcttatctagtccctgtagagaagaagtactgccaatagaataggactctctggagcagataaacatcatgacccctATGACCCccctggcaccatgctgcctaatgccaggtgtgggctagtagaggggtgtatataaagcccccccagcattgaggagctgtggagcagtggaagaactgtgttctctggaatgatggatgatggtggtgctccatccaaagaacctttacatccactATGCACTGTAAAAGGATCTTCACCTgcatacatctctattacacataaggttctttatggcactaaaagtggttcttctgtggtatcaAGAATATTAAGTATTCtggtgccaccacaacagatctgaccatttgacgCATGAActacacaagacctctgaaggtgtcctgctgtggtatcctgTGTCACCAAGACCAACGTTAGCAGCagcaggtcctgtaagttgtgaggtgggcgggaccTCCAcgagcatcagtgagagcaGTGAGAGTGGCACCCAAGACCCTCTCGCCATTTCACCAATCGTCCGTCCTTGGAGCACTgtcggtaggtactgaccactgcacagtgggaggaacaccccacaagacctgatgctgtctagaacctcacagtttggttcttgccaACGTGTCTCAGATTCATCTTCACCGTCATC
The Salminus brasiliensis chromosome 10, fSalBra1.hap2, whole genome shotgun sequence genome window above contains:
- the fyna gene encoding tyrosine-protein kinase fyna, which gives rise to MGCVQCKDKEATKLTDERETSISQHTGYRYGADPTPQHYPSFGVTAIPNYNNFHAPVSQGVTVFGGVNSSSHSGTLRSRGGTGVTLFVALYDYEARTEDDLSFRKGEKFQILNSTEGDWWEARSLTTGGTGYIPSNYVAPVDSIQAEDWYFGKLGRKDAERQLLSNGNPRGTFLIRESETTKGAYSLSIQDWDDIKGDHVKHYKIRKLDNGGYYITTRAQFETLQQLVQHYSARAAGLCCRLIVPCHKGMPRLADLSVKTKDVWEIPRESLQLIKRLGNGQFGEVWMGTWNGTTKVAVKTLKPGTMSPESFLEEAQIMKKLRHDKLVQLYAVVSEEPIYIVTEYMGKGSLLDFLKDGEGRGLKLPNLVDMAAQVAAGMAYIERMNYIHRDLRSANILVGDSLVCKIADFGLARLIEDNEYTARQGAKFPIKWTAPEAALYGRFTIKSDVWSFGILLTELVTKGRVPYPGMNNREVLEQVERGYRMPCPQDCPISLHELMLQCWKRDPEERPTFEYLQAFLEDYFTATEPQYQPGDNL